A genomic segment from Aegilops tauschii subsp. strangulata cultivar AL8/78 chromosome 1, Aet v6.0, whole genome shotgun sequence encodes:
- the LOC109758729 gene encoding uncharacterized protein: MAKPRRSRFAVAGCGCFGGQARGKVAEDEYPVKLHIYDLSRGMARQLSTTVLGKPIDAIWHTGVVVHGKEYYFGGGIQQGRPGRTPYGTPARVEHFGVTHVSKEDFEGFLQEISPRYTPETYNLLSNNCNHFSNEVVKFLVGSTVPSYILDQPKEAMKSPIGALIMPMLQGLETTMKAGAAPQQPPQFVPAPAAASQMQPSTNNIQMQSRSVTADEPGADKTADHDSGIIPAPKEAGEVQPSAGSTQNEIATDEMVSNDGGIIPPVVVLPTPKGVGQTQPSTNNDQIESRSVTANETGADEMVDSDGGIIPPPAEPAAPAAATQTEPSLNSIELQTVDEGTRMVTPPAVQPAAPAATVAKVTLPAAAASDPLGEAKSRAQEELKQEFAAIMATGTVQAGDAAALAMRRVMERHGLRRAAVPTQQR, encoded by the exons ATGGCGAAGCCACGCCGGAGCAGATTCGCTGTCGCcgg GTGCGGATGCTTCGGAGGCCAGGCTCGGGGGAAGGTGGCAGAG GATGAGTACCCGGTGAAGCTGCATATCTACGATCTCAGTCGGGGGATGGCGCGGCAGCTCTCCACCACGGTGCTCGGCAAGCCTATCGACGCCATCTG GCACACAGGCGTGGTGGTTCATGGCAAAGAGTACTACTTCGGGGGAGGCATCCAACAAGGCCGGCCTGgaaggacgccgtacgggactcCTGCCCGAGTAGAGCATTTTGGGGTCACGCATGTCTCCAAGGAGGACTTTGAAGGCTTTCTGCAGGAGATCAGCCCGCGCTACACACCAGAAACCTACAACCTCCTCAGCAACAACTGCAACCACTTCAGCAATGAGGTGGTCAAGTTCCTCGTTGGTTCCACAGTTCCGAGCTACATCCTCGACCAGCCCAAGGAGGCAATGAAGAGCCCGATTGGCGCGCTGATAA TGCCGATGCTTCAGGGGCTGGAGACAACCATGAAAGCCGGAGCTGCTCCACAACAGCCTCCACAATTCGTGCCTGCTCCTGCAGCGGCGTCGCAGATGCAGCCTTCCACGAATAACATTCAGATGCAGTCGAGATCAGTCACCGCCGATGAACCAGGTGCTGACAAGACGGCGGATCATGACAGTGGAATCATACCTGCTCCCAAAGAAGCAGGGGAGGTGCAGCCTTCCGCAGGTAGCACTCAGAATGAAATTGCCACGGATGAGATGGTGAGCAATGACGGCGGGATCATCCCGCCTGTGGTGGTGCTACCCACTCCCAAGGGAGTGGGGCAGACACAGCCCTCCACGAACAACGACCAGATAGAATCAAGATCAGTCACCGCCAATGAAACTGGCGCTGATGAAATGGTTGACAGTGATGGTGGCATCATCCCGCCTCCTGCAGAACCAGCTGCTCCAGCCGCAGCGACGCAGACAGAGCCTTCCCTAAATAGCATTGAGCTCCAGACAGTGGACGAGGGCACTAGGATGGTCACCCCGCCAGCCGTGCAACCAGCTGCTCCAGCAGCGACGGTGGCCAAGGTGACTCTGCCAGCGGCAGCAGCTTCAGATCCCCTCGGAGAGGCGAAGAGCCGAGCACAGGAGGAGCTAAAGCAGGAGTTTGCGGCCATCATGGCGACAGGGACTGTGCAGGCTGGTGATGCGGCTGCCCTCGCGATGAGAAGGGTCATGGAGCGGCATGGGCTGCGGCGCGCCGCAGTTCCCACGCAACAAAGGTAG
- the LOC109758730 gene encoding uncharacterized protein produces the protein MADREAPPGSGIGRKRRCRDAGAAAGLPDPAAAAGGGNRLLAGYLAHEFLACGTVLGERRAPGGPDTGSEASQGRGQAARYEAVAALVQVGGACVPGVVNPAQLAAWATTR, from the coding sequence ATGGCGGACAGGGAGGCCCCACCTGGGTCCGGAATCGGGAGGAAGCGGAGATGCAGGGACGCCGGCGCCGCGGCAGGCCTACCCGACCCGGCCGCCGCCGCTGGCGGCGGCAACAGGCTCCTGGCCGGGTACCTCGCGCACGAATTCCTTGCGTGCGGCACGGTCCTGGGTGAAAGGCGGGCGCCCGGCGGGCCGGACACGGGCTCCGAGGCGAGTCAGGGCCGAGGGCAGGCCGCGCGGTACGAGGCCGTGGCAGCGCTGGTGCAGGTCGGCGGCGCCTGCGTTCCCGGGGTGGTGAACCCCGCGCAGCTCGCCGCGTGGGCGACGACACGGTGA